One genomic window of Thermococcus indicus includes the following:
- the pxpB gene encoding 5-oxoprolinase subunit PxpB, whose translation MDFKPLGDSALLISFGEFIDEATNDRVHALLRAIEKANFEWLVEVVPAYSSLVVVYDSMLIDLEGVKRAIGELEFSAERFKGRLVEIPVVYGGEYGPDIGFVAEHNGLSIDDVIEIHSKPTYRVFFLGFLPGFAYLGGMDERIAAPRLEKPRLKVPAGSVGIAGKQTGIYPLESPGGWRLIGRTPLRLFNPGKEPPTLLRPGDRVKFVPIDESEFRELYGAEWGEEDD comes from the coding sequence ATGGACTTCAAACCCCTCGGTGACTCTGCACTCTTAATCTCCTTCGGCGAGTTCATTGACGAAGCAACAAACGACCGCGTTCACGCCCTTTTGAGGGCAATAGAAAAAGCCAATTTCGAGTGGCTGGTTGAGGTAGTTCCCGCCTACTCCTCCCTTGTTGTGGTGTACGATTCTATGCTCATAGACCTCGAAGGCGTTAAGCGAGCGATTGGGGAACTTGAGTTCTCGGCCGAGAGGTTCAAGGGGAGGCTCGTCGAGATTCCCGTCGTTTACGGCGGTGAATACGGCCCGGATATCGGCTTTGTGGCGGAACACAACGGCCTGAGCATTGATGATGTTATCGAGATACATTCCAAGCCGACCTACCGCGTCTTCTTCCTCGGATTCCTTCCGGGCTTCGCCTACCTCGGCGGCATGGACGAGAGGATAGCGGCTCCAAGGCTCGAAAAACCCCGCCTGAAGGTTCCCGCCGGCTCCGTGGGGATAGCGGGGAAGCAGACCGGCATCTATCCCCTCGAAAGTCCCGGCGGCTGGAGGCTCATTGGAAGGACCCCGCTCAGGCTTTTCAATCCTGGGAAGGAACCCCCAACGTTGCTGAGGCCAGGCGATAGGGTTAAGTTCGTGCCGATTGATGAGTCCGAGTTCAGGGAGCTCTACGGGGCCGAATGGGGTGAGGAGGATGATTGA
- a CDS encoding 5-oxoprolinase subunit C family protein gives MIELLNVPSLLTVQDSGRRGYRKLGVPVSGFMDDYSARIANYLVGNPGDAPLLEFLLAGPTIRFNASCVFAVAGDVEVKLNGAPIEPWMSHWAKRGDVLEVGTLESGLYGYIAFAGGIKCEPLLGNCSTYPRAGLGRPLKAGDNLNLGYVVLTGKDGRYLPPELRPDYSSKEKTVCVVLGPNIDHFTEEGIETFLSESYTVTSESDRMGYRLDGKAIEHSERGADIVTEPLLPGTVQVPASGKPIVMMRDAQTTGGYAKIAVVAAADLPIVAQSRPGERLRFRAISVDEARELLIRREKTLMATKDFLDGKMRAYRIMAGGEELIAFTKVERRG, from the coding sequence ATGATTGAGCTCCTCAACGTCCCTTCACTCCTCACCGTTCAGGACTCCGGCAGGAGGGGCTACCGAAAGCTTGGCGTTCCGGTTTCCGGCTTTATGGACGATTACTCCGCAAGGATAGCCAACTACCTCGTTGGAAACCCCGGCGATGCGCCCCTCCTTGAGTTCCTCCTCGCCGGCCCAACCATTCGGTTCAACGCTTCCTGCGTCTTTGCGGTTGCTGGAGACGTTGAGGTGAAGCTCAACGGCGCCCCCATTGAACCCTGGATGAGCCACTGGGCGAAGAGGGGCGACGTCCTTGAGGTTGGCACTTTGGAGAGCGGGCTCTACGGCTACATAGCCTTCGCCGGCGGGATAAAGTGCGAGCCGCTCCTCGGGAACTGTTCGACCTATCCCAGGGCCGGCCTCGGAAGGCCGCTGAAGGCTGGTGATAATCTGAACCTCGGCTACGTGGTGCTAACCGGGAAGGATGGGAGATACCTCCCCCCGGAGCTGAGGCCGGACTATTCTTCCAAGGAAAAGACCGTCTGCGTCGTCCTCGGCCCTAACATCGACCACTTCACCGAGGAGGGAATAGAGACCTTCCTGAGCGAGTCCTATACCGTAACTTCCGAGTCCGACAGGATGGGCTACCGCCTCGATGGAAAGGCCATAGAGCACTCGGAGAGGGGCGCGGACATCGTTACGGAGCCTCTACTGCCCGGAACGGTTCAGGTGCCGGCCAGCGGAAAGCCAATAGTCATGATGCGCGACGCCCAGACGACCGGCGGCTACGCCAAGATAGCCGTCGTTGCAGCGGCCGACCTACCCATCGTTGCACAGAGCCGGCCGGGGGAGAGGCTGAGGTTCAGGGCGATAAGCGTCGACGAAGCCCGGGAGCTTCTGATCAGGCGCGAGAAAACCCTGATGGCAACCAAGGACTTCCTTGACGGGAAGATGCGCGCCTACAGGATCATGGCGGGGGGAGAAGAGCTGATTGCGTTCACAAAAGTGGAAAGAAGGGGTTAA
- a CDS encoding UPF0179 family protein, giving the protein MAIITLVGEKLARPGVEFIYYGPAEPCKTCKLAGVCVGNLEPGRRYKILRVRSMPSHSCPLHEGKVRVVEVVEPSIEVAIEPRLAIAGSVIQLKFEECSDPEKAELFSPEGLFEGDHVKIIEILGDVECNGKTYKHVKVMRKKD; this is encoded by the coding sequence ATGGCAATAATCACGTTAGTTGGGGAAAAACTGGCAAGACCCGGGGTTGAATTCATATATTACGGCCCGGCAGAACCGTGCAAGACGTGCAAGTTAGCAGGAGTCTGCGTCGGAAACCTCGAACCCGGTAGGAGATACAAAATCCTTCGCGTGAGGAGCATGCCCTCGCACTCCTGCCCGCTCCACGAGGGCAAGGTGAGGGTTGTCGAAGTCGTCGAGCCGAGCATAGAGGTTGCCATAGAGCCAAGACTGGCGATAGCAGGCTCGGTGATACAGCTCAAGTTCGAGGAGTGCAGCGACCCGGAGAAGGCAGAGCTTTTCAGCCCCGAGGGCCTCTTCGAGGGCGACCACGTAAAGATAATAGAAATCCTCGGAGACGTCGAGTGCAACGGCAAGACCTACAAGCACGTCAAGGTCATGCGCAAGAAGGATTAA
- a CDS encoding NAD(P)-dependent glycerol-1-phosphate dehydrogenase, whose product MHLMQLPREVLLGGDLKGEVVNVAKRLGLGRKALVLYGRHTKKIAGREVEENLSGEYEVDGLPVKGATMEEVNRTLDEIREGEFDWLIAVGGGSIIDVAKLASFKAGVPFISFPTTASHDGIASANASIKDLGTKTSVKAVPPVAVIADVRVIKTAPYRYLAAGVGDMISNLTAVKDWQLAHRIKGEYYSEYAASLSLMSAKMVIKNADIIRLGNEESVRKVVKGLISCGVAMSIAGSSRPASGAEHLFSHALDAIAPKPALHGEQVGVGTIIMAYLHGMKWERVRETLKRVGAPTNAYELGIDPEYIIEALTIAHTIRPERYTILGKDGLTREAAEKAAKITGVV is encoded by the coding sequence GTGCACCTGATGCAGCTCCCGCGAGAGGTTTTGCTCGGTGGGGATCTCAAGGGAGAGGTCGTGAACGTCGCGAAGAGGCTCGGACTGGGGAGAAAAGCGCTCGTGCTCTATGGAAGACACACGAAAAAGATAGCGGGCAGGGAGGTCGAGGAGAACCTCTCGGGGGAGTACGAGGTAGATGGCCTCCCCGTTAAAGGCGCGACGATGGAGGAGGTAAACCGGACCCTCGATGAAATCAGGGAAGGTGAATTTGACTGGCTCATAGCCGTCGGCGGCGGAAGTATAATCGACGTCGCCAAGCTCGCCTCTTTCAAAGCGGGAGTTCCCTTCATCAGCTTTCCAACAACCGCCTCCCACGACGGCATAGCGAGTGCAAATGCATCCATCAAAGACCTCGGGACCAAGACATCGGTCAAGGCCGTGCCGCCGGTGGCGGTGATAGCTGATGTCAGGGTCATCAAGACCGCCCCCTACCGCTACTTAGCCGCTGGAGTGGGCGACATGATAAGCAACCTGACGGCGGTGAAGGACTGGCAGCTGGCCCACAGGATAAAGGGCGAGTATTACAGCGAGTACGCGGCCTCGCTGAGCCTGATGAGCGCCAAGATGGTGATAAAGAACGCGGACATCATAAGGCTCGGCAACGAGGAGAGCGTGAGGAAGGTTGTTAAGGGCCTCATCTCCTGCGGCGTGGCCATGAGCATAGCGGGCTCTTCAAGGCCGGCCAGCGGTGCGGAGCACCTCTTCAGCCATGCGCTCGATGCCATAGCGCCGAAACCGGCCCTGCACGGCGAGCAGGTCGGAGTGGGGACGATAATAATGGCCTACCTCCATGGCATGAAGTGGGAACGTGTTAGGGAAACCTTAAAGAGGGTGGGGGCGCCAACTAACGCATACGAGCTTGGGATCGACCCGGAGTACATAATCGAGGCCCTCACGATTGCCCACACGATAAGGCCCGAGAGATACACGATCCTCGGAAAGGACGGCCTCACGCGAGAGGCAGCGGAGAAGGCCGCTAAAATCACCGGGGTCGTCTGA
- a CDS encoding DUF63 family protein, whose protein sequence is MGLYEFFYEYFIRPIQENQGYNPVNTVVYAIILGIAVLLLYRMLKRMEIRVDGRFFKALVPYIVLGPLMRSMTDVGVLPRTYLTVSPGGYFVIAAFAIASLYIVWRHVGPGERFYPLYRDFGWVLVGGLLFLLVINLDKVSFNWEVFKYFIPALVIAEGAVWLLAKKVPVIADNSVLFYTHFYDATTTFVGIQFFGYWEQHVLARWLIDTFGTAAIMYLEKFLILLPVVWILDRWMADEDPDLINFVKLTVFILGFGPGTRNLLIMLMGG, encoded by the coding sequence ATGGGGCTCTACGAGTTCTTTTACGAGTACTTCATCAGGCCCATACAGGAGAACCAGGGTTACAACCCCGTGAATACGGTTGTCTACGCTATAATCCTGGGCATAGCGGTCCTGCTACTGTACAGGATGCTCAAGAGAATGGAAATCAGGGTTGATGGCCGCTTCTTCAAGGCCCTCGTCCCGTACATAGTACTCGGCCCGCTGATGAGGAGCATGACGGACGTCGGAGTTCTTCCCAGAACGTACCTCACAGTGAGCCCCGGCGGCTACTTCGTCATAGCGGCCTTTGCGATAGCCTCCCTGTACATCGTCTGGAGGCACGTCGGGCCGGGCGAGAGGTTCTACCCGCTCTACCGTGACTTCGGCTGGGTGCTGGTGGGGGGACTGCTCTTCCTGCTCGTCATAAACCTGGACAAGGTCAGCTTCAACTGGGAGGTTTTCAAGTACTTCATTCCCGCCCTGGTTATAGCGGAGGGGGCGGTATGGCTGCTCGCGAAGAAGGTCCCCGTTATCGCCGACAACAGCGTCCTCTTCTACACCCACTTCTACGACGCGACCACCACGTTCGTTGGAATTCAGTTCTTTGGCTACTGGGAGCAACACGTTCTCGCGAGGTGGCTCATAGACACCTTCGGAACGGCGGCGATCATGTACCTCGAAAAGTTCCTCATCCTCCTTCCAGTGGTCTGGATACTCGACAGGTGGATGGCCGATGAGGATCCCGATCTGATAAACTTCGTGAAGCTGACGGTGTTCATCCTCGGCTTCGGGCCGGGAACGAGGAACCTGCTGATAATGCTGATGGGTGGTTGA
- a CDS encoding bifunctional fructose-bisphosphatase/inositol-phosphate phosphatase has protein sequence MEIAWNEVALEMAREVEKVVMPLFGTSEAGKTVGTNVSGDVTKYVDKVAEDVVIGRLEPLGVNLVSEEIGFIDNGSDYTVVVDPIDGSYNFAVGIPIFAFSFAVFRGKEPVYGAIYEFVPKHFYEAVPGRGAFMNGRRITVRKPERGKEALSFYTRGRCTGLIKRVKRVRVLGAIAVELTYLAKGALDGVLDIRNYVRPTDIAAGALIAKEAGAIVTDGAGRELEIHLSATEQTNIIAVNDRYLLDMIMEELENGR, from the coding sequence ATGGAGATAGCGTGGAACGAAGTGGCCCTTGAGATGGCCCGAGAGGTTGAGAAGGTTGTGATGCCCCTCTTCGGAACCTCCGAGGCAGGGAAGACCGTGGGGACGAACGTGAGCGGGGACGTGACGAAATACGTTGACAAGGTCGCGGAGGACGTGGTCATCGGTCGTCTCGAGCCCCTGGGCGTCAACCTGGTGAGCGAGGAGATAGGCTTCATAGACAATGGGAGCGACTATACGGTTGTGGTTGATCCCATAGACGGTTCCTACAACTTCGCCGTCGGAATACCGATATTCGCCTTCAGCTTTGCGGTTTTCAGGGGGAAGGAACCCGTTTACGGGGCCATCTACGAATTCGTGCCGAAGCACTTCTACGAAGCCGTGCCGGGAAGGGGTGCGTTCATGAACGGCAGGCGGATAACGGTCAGGAAGCCGGAGCGTGGGAAAGAGGCCCTGAGCTTCTACACCCGCGGAAGATGTACCGGACTGATAAAGAGGGTCAAACGCGTTCGCGTCCTCGGTGCCATAGCCGTTGAGCTTACCTACCTGGCAAAGGGGGCCCTCGACGGCGTCCTGGACATAAGGAACTACGTCCGCCCGACGGATATAGCCGCCGGTGCGCTGATAGCGAAGGAGGCGGGGGCCATCGTAACCGACGGGGCGGGAAGGGAGCTGGAGATACACCTGAGCGCGACCGAGCAGACGAACATAATAGCCGTGAACGACCGCTACCTGCTCGATATGATAATGGAGGAGCTGGAAAATGGGCGTTGA
- a CDS encoding rhomboid family intramembrane serine protease, which translates to MGVEKYFYRYGKATFTLFLINVAVYVVESILSGNPLSISIEVLARLGQWNYAVLNYGWWWQLLTAMFVHVGILHIGFNMYFLLMMGRQLEGILGPKRLVMVYLVSGLAGNLLTLLLLPPNSVSAGASGALFGIVGTLIVIMGVVGGNMQGALINAFVLFLINSLLPSVNIYAHLGGLVVGMAIGYYYGKRIKRHLMARMYGYGYY; encoded by the coding sequence ATGGGCGTTGAAAAATATTTCTACCGCTACGGAAAGGCTACCTTCACGCTGTTCCTGATAAACGTGGCGGTTTACGTGGTCGAGTCTATCCTCAGCGGAAACCCTCTCAGTATAAGCATCGAGGTCTTGGCGAGGCTCGGCCAGTGGAACTACGCCGTCCTCAACTACGGCTGGTGGTGGCAGCTCCTCACCGCGATGTTCGTGCACGTCGGCATACTCCACATAGGCTTCAACATGTACTTCCTCCTGATGATGGGGAGGCAGCTTGAGGGAATCCTCGGGCCGAAGAGACTCGTCATGGTTTACCTTGTCTCGGGCCTTGCCGGGAACCTTCTGACGCTTCTCCTGTTGCCCCCTAACTCGGTCAGCGCCGGCGCGAGCGGGGCGCTCTTCGGCATAGTCGGAACGCTGATAGTCATCATGGGTGTCGTTGGTGGCAACATGCAGGGGGCGTTAATAAACGCCTTCGTGCTCTTCCTGATAAACAGCCTCCTGCCGAGCGTTAACATCTACGCCCACCTCGGCGGGCTCGTCGTCGGGATGGCCATCGGCTACTACTACGGCAAACGGATTAAGAGACACCTGATGGCGAGGATGTATGGGTACGGATATTACTAG
- a CDS encoding DUF763 domain-containing protein, translating into MRNIADLPLHGGHVPAWLAQRMRKLTKLVLVLAVEEYGTKGLLERLSDPVWFQAFNNVIGMDWDSSGSTTVTAGMIKDALWREELGVKAAGGKGKKSRATPEELKTIAELYELDPEPYVRTSRLVAKVDTVALQTGYQLYHHVFFLDEEGNWAVVQQGMNEAERMARRFHWFDAKTFILDPHNAISGLRREFALNTVSKESRDYQRTLLDVVQEKPRKIERELESLKAIARGYRPLVYYKPRDVDEVSILRRYESLGRFELNKRALEFARELSVNNYEEFLLLKGLGPSTLRALSLILELVYDVHPSWKDPVTHPPDPFKFTYAVGGKDKVPFPIDKPAYDELISFLEELVSRHPKEKALVRNVTRITKNWKFPEEEKRAT; encoded by the coding sequence ATGAGGAATATCGCCGACCTGCCCCTCCACGGCGGCCACGTTCCGGCGTGGCTGGCGCAGAGGATGAGGAAGCTCACCAAGTTAGTGCTGGTTCTGGCGGTTGAGGAGTACGGAACGAAGGGACTCCTGGAGAGGCTCTCCGACCCGGTCTGGTTCCAGGCGTTTAACAATGTCATCGGAATGGACTGGGACTCCTCCGGCTCGACCACCGTAACGGCGGGCATGATAAAGGACGCCCTCTGGAGGGAGGAGCTGGGCGTCAAGGCGGCAGGGGGTAAGGGGAAGAAGAGCAGGGCAACGCCGGAGGAGCTGAAGACCATAGCCGAACTCTACGAACTCGACCCCGAGCCGTACGTAAGAACCTCCCGCCTAGTCGCGAAGGTCGATACGGTCGCCCTCCAGACCGGCTACCAGCTCTACCACCACGTTTTCTTCCTCGATGAGGAGGGCAACTGGGCGGTGGTACAGCAGGGCATGAACGAGGCCGAGAGGATGGCGAGGCGCTTCCACTGGTTCGATGCCAAAACCTTTATCCTCGACCCGCACAATGCCATCTCCGGGCTCAGAAGGGAGTTCGCCCTCAACACGGTCTCGAAGGAGTCAAGGGATTACCAGAGGACGCTCCTCGACGTGGTGCAGGAAAAGCCGAGGAAGATAGAGCGCGAGCTGGAGAGCCTGAAAGCCATAGCCAGGGGCTACCGACCGCTCGTCTACTACAAGCCCCGCGACGTCGATGAGGTTTCCATCCTGAGGCGCTACGAAAGTTTGGGAAGATTCGAGCTGAACAAGAGAGCCCTGGAGTTCGCCCGGGAGCTGAGCGTGAATAACTACGAGGAGTTTCTTCTCCTGAAGGGCCTCGGGCCGAGCACGCTGAGGGCTTTATCGCTCATCCTTGAGCTGGTCTACGACGTCCACCCGAGCTGGAAGGACCCGGTAACTCACCCGCCGGATCCATTCAAGTTCACCTACGCCGTTGGCGGCAAGGATAAGGTTCCGTTCCCAATAGACAAACCCGCCTACGACGAGCTTATCTCCTTCCTCGAGGAGCTGGTCTCAAGGCACCCGAAGGAGAAAGCTCTCGTGAGGAACGTGACGCGGATAACGAAGAACTGGAAGTTCCCGGAGGAAGAGAAGAGGGCGACTTAG
- the serK gene encoding L-serine kinase SerK: MGVEKVPKYDIPTVKVDYVFIELDKMKPHEQLVQKELEAFIESVTGSGLFWKPMLLAKVPGEDTYLIVDGHHRWAGLQKLGAKKAPSVILDYFSDDVKVYTWYPAFKGSLEEVLERLKAEGLEVIEDPEAEEKAERGEIAFALVGEKSFAIPGGLDEQKKVSKVLDEMSVEGKIELIYYGLKEDAREDMGKGEIDYVFIRKAPGKEEVMELVKRGEVYSPKTTRHVLPFNPDKIDVKLEELF, from the coding sequence ATGGGAGTTGAGAAGGTTCCGAAGTACGACATCCCGACCGTTAAGGTTGACTACGTTTTTATCGAGCTCGACAAGATGAAGCCCCACGAGCAGCTCGTCCAGAAGGAGCTTGAGGCCTTCATCGAGAGCGTCACCGGCTCCGGCCTCTTCTGGAAGCCCATGCTCCTCGCCAAGGTCCCCGGTGAGGACACCTACCTCATCGTTGATGGTCACCACCGCTGGGCCGGTCTCCAGAAGCTCGGCGCCAAGAAGGCTCCCTCCGTCATACTCGACTACTTCAGCGACGATGTCAAGGTCTACACCTGGTACCCGGCCTTCAAGGGTAGCCTCGAGGAGGTTCTCGAGAGGCTCAAGGCAGAGGGGCTTGAGGTCATAGAGGACCCGGAGGCGGAGGAGAAGGCCGAGAGGGGCGAGATAGCCTTTGCCCTCGTCGGCGAGAAGAGCTTTGCCATACCCGGCGGCCTCGATGAGCAGAAGAAGGTCAGCAAGGTTCTCGACGAGATGAGCGTTGAGGGTAAGATCGAGCTCATCTACTACGGCCTCAAGGAGGACGCCAGAGAGGACATGGGCAAGGGCGAGATCGACTACGTCTTTATCAGGAAGGCCCCGGGCAAGGAGGAGGTCATGGAGCTCGTCAAGCGCGGCGAGGTCTACTCCCCGAAGACCACCAGACACGTCCTGCCCTTCAACCCGGACAAGATAGACGTCAAGCTTGAGGAGCTGTTCTGA
- a CDS encoding DUF835 domain-containing protein, with the protein MSEVLRISLPVLARSRKEGTRRVDVPAFRLVSSFSDIIEDSAVVIGRAGMKVPPDWNLITVSSVKGYFGPRELHRILDGIIKSLKGHPDRAVIIACPEYLALHNGFETFLRFLNTIRDHVILTNTKVYVVTDPLAWKPRQWALLKKLEL; encoded by the coding sequence GTGAGTGAAGTGCTCAGGATTTCACTTCCTGTGCTGGCACGGTCACGGAAGGAAGGAACCCGGAGGGTTGATGTCCCAGCATTCAGGCTGGTGAGTTCATTCTCCGACATAATCGAAGATAGCGCCGTTGTTATAGGCCGGGCCGGGATGAAGGTTCCTCCCGACTGGAATCTCATTACCGTGAGTTCCGTTAAGGGATATTTTGGTCCGAGGGAACTCCACAGAATTTTGGATGGTATAATCAAAAGTCTCAAAGGGCATCCGGATAGGGCGGTAATTATAGCCTGTCCCGAGTACCTGGCGCTCCATAACGGATTTGAGACGTTTCTGAGATTTTTGAACACCATTCGTGATCACGTTATACTCACCAATACCAAGGTCTACGTTGTCACTGATCCCCTTGCATGGAAACCAAGGCAGTGGGCCCTCCTCAAGAAACTTGAGCTCTGA
- a CDS encoding HAD family hydrolase codes for MLRGLIFDVDETLVYYEGYDHREWYEKWVMPALREHGIELDYETYRETVTGELPRSYVERFGINHIQFWKIVDGVNLQYRRWMAERGKIRPFSDVDTLEELKAMGLRLAAVSNASQECTEFVLNLFDLRKYFEVVYGKDYSNLDGVKPNPYLVEKALNALGLKPEETMMVGDSHHDVLAGKRAGMKVVNVTRFGKIEGADYYVKDLWELLGRVRKILGTQST; via the coding sequence ATGCTCCGCGGTTTAATCTTCGACGTTGACGAGACCCTGGTCTACTACGAGGGCTACGACCACAGGGAATGGTACGAGAAGTGGGTGATGCCGGCCCTTCGGGAGCACGGCATCGAGCTGGACTACGAGACCTACAGAGAGACAGTGACCGGCGAGCTTCCGAGAAGCTACGTCGAGCGCTTTGGAATTAATCACATCCAGTTCTGGAAAATTGTCGACGGCGTGAACCTCCAGTACCGCCGGTGGATGGCCGAACGGGGAAAGATACGGCCTTTCTCTGATGTTGATACCCTTGAAGAGCTGAAGGCGATGGGCCTGAGGCTCGCCGCGGTCAGCAACGCCTCCCAGGAGTGCACGGAGTTCGTTTTGAACCTCTTTGATTTGAGGAAATACTTCGAGGTCGTTTACGGGAAGGACTATTCAAACCTCGACGGCGTCAAGCCAAACCCCTACCTCGTTGAAAAAGCCCTAAATGCGCTCGGCCTGAAACCCGAAGAGACAATGATGGTAGGCGACAGTCATCATGACGTACTCGCAGGGAAGCGCGCTGGAATGAAAGTGGTCAACGTAACGCGCTTCGGTAAAATCGAGGGTGCTGACTACTACGTGAAGGATCTCTGGGAGCTTCTGGGGCGGGTGAGAAAAATTCTGGGGACTCAGTCCACGTAG
- a CDS encoding oxygen-binding di-iron domain-containing protein, with protein sequence MIRNMNTYPLYDDGKHRVYWLGIEEAEDEKGILTNQYLVVDGNEAALIEPGGFFVFSRVLKNVSSIIPPTQIKYLMYSHQDPDVVAGLNLWFEYAPLAKVAISELWVRFIPHMAVLSAGRTMGIPDKGMDFQLGNSTIKAVPSHYLHSPGNFSFYDEKSGILFSSDIGAAAFPEGEWYLFVEDFEEHIKHMEGFHMRYMSSTKALMAWVRSVRRLKPQLIAPSTGQYSGTKTLEDSSTGSKALRLAWMSSKGSSTWTESPEFFSPAPEAPRDPSRSSQHPRFYRSALR encoded by the coding sequence ATGATAAGAAACATGAACACTTATCCCCTCTACGATGACGGGAAGCACAGGGTGTACTGGCTTGGAATCGAGGAGGCCGAGGACGAGAAGGGCATCCTCACAAACCAATACCTTGTGGTGGACGGCAACGAAGCTGCCCTTATAGAGCCAGGTGGGTTTTTCGTCTTCTCCCGCGTTCTGAAAAACGTTTCCTCGATAATCCCTCCCACCCAGATAAAGTACCTCATGTACTCCCACCAGGATCCGGATGTGGTCGCCGGTCTGAACCTCTGGTTTGAGTACGCTCCCCTTGCGAAGGTCGCCATTTCGGAGCTCTGGGTCAGGTTCATACCCCACATGGCGGTTCTAAGCGCCGGCAGGACTATGGGGATACCTGACAAAGGAATGGACTTCCAGCTCGGCAACTCCACAATAAAAGCTGTTCCCTCACACTATCTCCACAGCCCGGGCAACTTCTCATTCTATGACGAGAAGAGCGGGATACTCTTTAGCTCGGACATAGGGGCGGCGGCATTTCCCGAGGGCGAGTGGTACCTCTTCGTTGAGGACTTTGAGGAACACATCAAACACATGGAGGGCTTCCATATGAGGTACATGAGCTCAACGAAGGCCCTTATGGCATGGGTTCGCTCAGTCAGGAGGCTAAAGCCCCAACTTATAGCCCCCAGCACGGGGCAATATTCCGGGACGAAAACATTGGAAGATTCCTCGACTGGCTCGAAAGCCTTGAGGTTGGCGTGGATGTCTTCGAAAGGGAGTTCTACGTGGACTGAGTCCCCAGAATTTTTCTCACCCGCCCCAGAAGCTCCCAGAGATCCTTCACGTAGTAGTCAGCACCCTCGATTTTACCGAAGCGCGTTACGTTGA
- a CDS encoding zinc ribbon domain-containing protein yields MEVQCPTCSARFKVPDTVSVATCPYCGTTFHVHTGEESSEEHFFFPPMRKDAGGVLLKFLSRQYGAPADITGAKVTKKELHWVPVYFFYLHGKSTRWSTIEEVRFVGIPAGSPFQGLLKDYPFPIRGKRFFDEAVVKKGKYHEPKMSKEEAEAIARSIMESALRSEAAEEDKSLGGVEIEVKYQGLVHYPLWEVHYEYGGQNFVGYVDGTDGRVVQAEYPLMSGARKKATLLGAAVLAIGLIVGIAAAGAYESAWGFIGGLIPGGAGAFGVFRKGAVKKRKVSEVMRLKEGNLYFKPI; encoded by the coding sequence ATGGAGGTTCAATGCCCAACCTGTTCGGCCAGGTTCAAGGTTCCGGACACCGTGAGCGTGGCGACGTGTCCCTACTGTGGAACGACCTTCCACGTCCACACCGGTGAGGAGAGCTCCGAGGAGCACTTCTTCTTCCCGCCGATGAGGAAGGACGCGGGTGGAGTCCTGCTCAAGTTCCTATCCAGGCAGTACGGTGCCCCGGCCGACATAACGGGGGCAAAGGTAACGAAGAAGGAGCTACACTGGGTGCCGGTTTACTTCTTCTACCTCCATGGGAAGAGCACGCGCTGGTCAACGATAGAGGAGGTCCGCTTCGTTGGAATCCCGGCCGGCTCGCCTTTCCAGGGTCTTCTGAAGGACTATCCGTTCCCGATAAGGGGCAAACGCTTCTTCGATGAGGCGGTGGTCAAAAAGGGTAAGTACCACGAGCCGAAGATGTCTAAGGAAGAGGCCGAGGCGATAGCCAGGAGCATCATGGAGAGCGCTCTAAGGAGTGAAGCCGCGGAAGAGGACAAATCTCTAGGTGGCGTCGAAATAGAGGTGAAGTACCAGGGACTGGTGCACTATCCCCTCTGGGAGGTTCACTACGAATATGGGGGTCAGAACTTTGTGGGATACGTCGATGGGACCGATGGGAGGGTTGTCCAGGCCGAGTACCCGCTCATGAGCGGTGCCAGAAAGAAAGCCACCCTCCTGGGGGCCGCTGTTCTGGCGATCGGCCTGATAGTCGGAATAGCCGCGGCTGGAGCGTACGAAAGCGCCTGGGGATTCATTGGCGGACTCATTCCAGGAGGCGCAGGAGCCTTCGGGGTATTCCGGAAAGGCGCCGTCAAGAAGAGGAAGGTGAGCGAGGTTATGAGGCTCAAGGAAGGTAACCTGTACTTCAAACCTATATGA